The Prosthecobacter dejongeii genome contains a region encoding:
- a CDS encoding SLATT domain-containing protein → MKIALQREAERELRLRLRKKRSKKNDLPPYLTDNNWEHELNYKLWITKGARFAAARRCEELDSCGLWATTILSSYLIIVGLIPYIPHPVFKEISPELLGFGTTALSIILMAVTLLISSRQYPLQAKAFHECSLKIAILYDRLRQAKEIENKEQKRARIAEVTHDYEELLPNYSNHEAIDQDMFKIQKSAYFKLKWWWIAWCRISYYGRTRAMLDLIIAAGVIVTGFLLTSRD, encoded by the coding sequence ATGAAAATTGCTTTACAACGAGAAGCAGAACGTGAACTCCGCTTGCGACTTCGGAAGAAACGTTCGAAAAAGAACGACCTTCCGCCATACCTCACGGATAATAACTGGGAACATGAATTGAACTACAAACTTTGGATCACCAAAGGAGCTCGTTTTGCGGCAGCGCGCCGGTGTGAAGAACTTGACTCCTGTGGCCTTTGGGCGACGACAATCCTTTCTTCATACCTTATAATCGTTGGGTTAATTCCCTACATTCCGCATCCGGTATTCAAGGAGATCTCACCGGAACTGCTTGGCTTTGGGACGACCGCGCTTTCCATCATTCTGATGGCAGTGACGCTCTTGATCTCGAGCCGCCAATACCCGCTGCAAGCCAAGGCATTCCACGAATGCTCTCTAAAGATAGCAATTCTTTACGACCGGCTGCGACAGGCCAAGGAGATTGAAAATAAGGAGCAAAAGCGGGCACGAATCGCCGAAGTGACACATGATTATGAGGAACTTCTGCCAAACTACTCAAATCACGAAGCGATAGATCAGGATATGTTTAAGATCCAAAAATCTGCCTACTTCAAACTCAAATGGTGGTGGATTGCATGGTGCCGAATCAGCTACTACGGTCGGACTAGGGCTATGTTAGATCTCATTATCGCAGCGGGTGTTATTGTTACAGGTTTTTTGCTTACAAGTAGAGACTGA
- a CDS encoding WYL domain-containing protein — protein sequence MVALFGISAAQASSDLQKYVELNPGAIVYQTSRKRYEATQGMACVLHTPRLTDGMGTFLQQGGVGVITGGNTLDGPHVSIVRAPRREVCPQVERRVFLAVAQGKKLCVKYHSVNSGRSDWRWLAPHAFGHDGLRWHVRAWSLEGGDYRDFVLGRISDSKWPEDLNPNELLPGDEDWNTEEELRYRINDRLSEAQQAALRLDYGTGAQGILKITCRRAMTQYVEAMLRVQMTGELPAHFMKDM from the coding sequence TTGGTTGCCCTGTTTGGAATTTCGGCCGCACAAGCTTCGAGCGATCTGCAAAAATATGTGGAGCTCAACCCCGGGGCGATCGTATATCAGACCAGCCGTAAACGCTATGAAGCAACTCAGGGAATGGCCTGTGTGCTGCACACTCCCCGTTTAACAGACGGCATGGGCACTTTTCTCCAGCAGGGTGGAGTGGGTGTGATTACAGGGGGAAACACGTTGGATGGTCCACACGTTTCGATTGTTAGAGCCCCAAGGCGGGAGGTTTGTCCTCAAGTTGAGCGTAGGGTGTTCCTCGCAGTTGCTCAGGGGAAAAAGTTATGTGTGAAGTATCACAGTGTGAACAGTGGGCGTAGCGACTGGCGCTGGCTTGCTCCACACGCGTTTGGGCATGACGGTCTCCGCTGGCATGTCAGGGCGTGGTCCCTAGAAGGCGGTGATTACCGCGACTTCGTATTAGGTCGGATAAGTGACTCAAAGTGGCCAGAAGATTTGAATCCAAACGAATTGCTGCCAGGTGATGAAGACTGGAATACGGAGGAAGAACTCCGCTATCGTATCAACGACAGGCTCAGTGAGGCCCAACAAGCTGCGCTCCGGCTGGACTACGGCACCGGCGCACAGGGAATCCTCAAGATAACCTGCCGACGAGCAATGACCCAATACGTGGAGGCAATGCTAAGGGTACAAATGACCGGAGAACTTCCTGCGCACTTCATGAAGGATATGTGA
- a CDS encoding helix-turn-helix domain-containing protein, translating to MLLLREERIRQGLSANQLAANVGIDRTTITHLEADTGRPTLWVLLKLAGGLDVRLGDIINQAD from the coding sequence GTGCTACTTCTGCGCGAGGAGCGCATCAGGCAGGGGCTGTCGGCTAACCAGCTGGCCGCAAATGTGGGCATTGATCGGACCACGATCACTCACCTTGAAGCCGACACTGGGAGGCCAACGTTATGGGTCCTTCTCAAGCTCGCCGGGGGGCTTGACGTTCGTCTTGGGGATATAATAAATCAGGCGGACTGA
- a CDS encoding recombinase family protein, with translation MTQPNAIKYVAYYRVSTQKQGESGLGLEAQRLAVSRYLQGHPGEVLAEFTETESGKQARNRPALLKALELCRKHRATMMIAKLDRLARSVHFISGLMESGVHFVASDMPTKDRFMLHVQAAFAEEEARRISQRTREALAAAKTRGVVIGETGRVLAKRYRQEAIEKAERYRPVICVAINEGIRTTKQLRDYLNEKKVVGPGEGRWHLPNTHRTLMRLGGVKGMLKASEVPRADRKAKSVSSLKKEVNSVRLIYYIPKTNVKPPGELEKDP, from the coding sequence ATGACCCAACCCAATGCCATCAAGTACGTCGCCTATTACCGAGTTTCGACCCAAAAGCAGGGCGAGAGCGGCCTCGGTTTAGAGGCACAACGTTTGGCTGTTTCCAGGTACCTGCAGGGTCACCCCGGCGAAGTGCTCGCTGAGTTTACGGAGACCGAGTCTGGCAAACAGGCCCGCAACCGCCCTGCCCTTCTTAAAGCGCTGGAGTTATGCCGGAAACACCGGGCGACGATGATGATCGCAAAACTCGACAGGCTCGCGAGGAGCGTCCATTTCATTTCAGGTCTGATGGAGTCAGGCGTCCACTTTGTTGCGTCGGACATGCCCACCAAGGACCGCTTTATGCTGCACGTTCAGGCAGCATTCGCTGAGGAGGAAGCACGGAGGATTTCACAACGGACACGGGAAGCTCTTGCGGCAGCGAAGACCAGAGGAGTAGTGATAGGGGAAACAGGCCGAGTGTTGGCGAAGCGTTACCGGCAGGAAGCCATTGAGAAAGCAGAGCGATACCGCCCAGTCATCTGCGTGGCCATCAACGAAGGGATTCGCACCACTAAACAACTGAGGGACTACCTCAACGAGAAGAAGGTCGTCGGGCCGGGTGAGGGAAGATGGCATCTGCCCAACACGCACCGAACACTGATGAGGCTGGGAGGGGTGAAAGGGATGTTAAAGGCCTCCGAAGTGCCCCGCGCGGACCGAAAGGCCAAGTCCGTTTCCTCTTTAAAAAAAGAAGTGAACTCAGTCCGCCTGATTTATTATATCCCCAAGACGAACGTCAAGCCCCCCGGCGAGCTTGAGAAGGACCCATAA